The following proteins come from a genomic window of Armatimonadota bacterium:
- the gcvT gene encoding glycine cleavage system aminomethyltransferase GcvT → MHPEGLKRTPLYPAHLRLGARMVPFAGWEMPVQYSGIIQEHRAVRSRVGLFDVSHMGEILVEGPGALPLLQRLVTNDVAQLAVGRGLYTPMCYPHGGIVDDLTVFRVAPIRYLLVVNAATTAKDLAWLEEHRGEVTVRDISREMALLALQGPAAARVLGALTTAPVAEMHPFDVLPQAEVAGRRVFLSRTGYTGEDGFEIGPAWDDASHVWHALLDAGGVAGLVPVGLGARDTLRLEAGYMLYGSDIDETTSPLEAPLGWTVKWDKGDFIGREALISQRERGPERRLVGLTVEGRAVARPGCVILHDGQPVGRVTSGTFSPTLRVSIALGYILRPLAARGTVVSVEIRGRRVPARVTRLPFYRAG, encoded by the coding sequence ATCCATCCTGAGGGTCTCAAGCGTACACCACTGTATCCGGCCCACCTTCGGCTCGGAGCGCGGATGGTCCCATTTGCAGGATGGGAGATGCCTGTGCAGTACTCCGGGATAATTCAGGAGCACCGGGCAGTGCGTTCCCGCGTTGGGCTCTTTGACGTCTCCCACATGGGGGAGATCCTTGTGGAGGGTCCGGGCGCACTGCCGTTGCTGCAGCGGTTGGTCACCAACGATGTCGCGCAGCTTGCGGTAGGCCGCGGCCTTTACACGCCCATGTGCTATCCCCACGGGGGCATCGTGGATGACCTGACCGTTTTCCGGGTGGCCCCGATCCGTTACCTGCTGGTGGTGAACGCGGCGACAACGGCGAAGGATCTGGCGTGGCTTGAAGAACACCGGGGGGAGGTAACGGTGCGTGATATTTCGCGGGAAATGGCGCTGTTGGCGCTGCAGGGGCCGGCAGCGGCGCGGGTGCTGGGTGCGCTGACAACCGCACCGGTCGCAGAGATGCACCCGTTTGATGTCCTTCCTCAAGCCGAAGTAGCGGGGCGACGGGTCTTTCTCTCTCGCACAGGGTACACCGGCGAGGACGGCTTCGAGATCGGCCCTGCCTGGGATGATGCGTCCCACGTTTGGCACGCGTTGCTCGATGCAGGCGGCGTCGCCGGCTTGGTGCCTGTTGGCTTGGGTGCGCGCGATACCTTGCGGCTTGAAGCCGGATACATGCTGTATGGCAGCGACATCGACGAGACCACCTCGCCGCTGGAGGCCCCGCTGGGGTGGACGGTGAAGTGGGATAAGGGGGACTTCATTGGTCGGGAGGCGCTCATCTCCCAGCGGGAGAGAGGACCCGAGCGCAGGCTGGTGGGCCTGACGGTCGAGGGCCGGGCGGTGGCGCGGCCGGGGTGTGTGATCCTTCACGATGGGCAGCCGGTGGGCAGGGTGACGAGCGGGACATTCAGTCCGACGCTGCGGGTGAGCATTGCTCTGGGATACATCCTACGGCCCCTGGCGGCTCGGGGAACGGTAGTGTCGGTGGAGATCCGCGGGCGCAGGGTGCCGGCGCGCGTGACGCGGCTACCGTTCTACCGGGCTGGATAG
- the gcvH gene encoding glycine cleavage system protein GcvH has product MYPEQLRYTREHEWAKIEDGKVRVGITQFAAERLSDVVFVELPKPGTVLRQFQPFGVIESVKAVSDLYAPVSGTVVEVNAALADRPELVNQDPYGEGWMLIVEPADLTELDRLLTAHDYRQLIGDGRDS; this is encoded by the coding sequence ATGTACCCTGAACAGCTGCGCTATACACGTGAGCACGAATGGGCGAAAATTGAGGACGGGAAGGTCCGCGTGGGTATCACCCAGTTTGCTGCGGAGAGGTTGAGCGACGTGGTCTTCGTTGAGCTGCCGAAGCCAGGTACGGTGCTCAGGCAGTTCCAGCCCTTTGGCGTGATCGAATCGGTGAAGGCCGTGTCCGATCTGTACGCGCCGGTTTCCGGTACCGTTGTCGAGGTGAACGCGGCCCTGGCAGACCGGCCGGAGCTGGTGAATCAGGACCCGTACGGGGAGGGCTGGATGTTGATCGTAGAGCCGGCCGACCTCACTGAGCTAGATCGGCTGTTGACCGCGCACGACTACCGGCAACTGATCGGCGACGGCCGGGATAGCTAG
- the gcvPA gene encoding aminomethyl-transferring glycine dehydrogenase subunit GcvPA, giving the protein MPHRYIPLTPGDRAHMLQAIGVEGVDDLFRDIPQSVRLLRDLNLPPAPSDAELLRELRTMSQGNADADRYPCFLGAGAYDHFIPSVVWHLAGRAEFYTAYTPYQAEMMQGELQATYEYQSMLCALTGMEVANASMYDGASATAEATVMARDLTRRDQVLVSAAVHPEYRQVIRTYTRHLGMRVVDLPYRHGITPLDAVSDALSGQTAALVVQHPNFFGALEHVQDLAQVAHGAGALLIVSVADPVAYGLLKPPGAQGADIVAGEGQPLGNPLNFGGPYLGMLATRQAFVRRMPGRLVGQTVDTQGRRGFVLTLQTREQHIRRERATSNICTNEALNALAAAIYMAALGKTGMRQVAEVCVRKADYARRCISRIPGFDVAFPVPTFHEFVVRCPLPPEEINHRLLAKGILGGLPLRRFYPELGDSWLVCVTESRTREDIDRLAAVLEEMV; this is encoded by the coding sequence ATTCCTCACCGGTACATTCCTCTCACCCCCGGGGATCGTGCGCACATGCTGCAGGCTATCGGCGTTGAGGGTGTGGATGACCTCTTCCGCGATATCCCACAGAGCGTCCGGCTCCTCCGTGACCTGAACCTGCCGCCGGCTCCCAGCGACGCCGAGTTGCTGCGGGAGCTGCGTACCATGAGCCAGGGCAATGCCGACGCCGACCGGTACCCTTGCTTTCTGGGTGCCGGAGCCTACGATCACTTCATTCCCAGCGTGGTCTGGCACCTGGCGGGGCGGGCGGAATTCTACACCGCCTATACGCCTTATCAGGCGGAGATGATGCAGGGGGAGCTTCAGGCGACCTACGAGTACCAGAGCATGCTCTGCGCGCTGACTGGCATGGAGGTGGCCAACGCCTCCATGTATGACGGGGCGAGCGCCACGGCCGAGGCGACGGTTATGGCCCGGGACCTGACGCGGCGGGACCAAGTCCTGGTCTCCGCGGCCGTACACCCGGAGTATCGTCAGGTCATCCGGACTTACACACGGCATCTCGGCATGCGGGTTGTGGACCTCCCTTACCGGCATGGGATAACTCCCCTGGATGCCGTGAGCGATGCGCTCTCAGGCCAGACGGCGGCGCTGGTCGTCCAGCATCCCAACTTCTTCGGTGCGTTGGAGCACGTCCAGGACCTGGCCCAAGTGGCACACGGGGCGGGGGCTCTGCTCATCGTGTCGGTAGCTGACCCGGTTGCCTACGGGCTGCTCAAGCCCCCGGGTGCGCAGGGCGCTGATATTGTGGCCGGGGAGGGGCAACCGCTGGGTAACCCGCTGAATTTCGGCGGGCCGTACCTCGGGATGCTCGCTACGCGCCAGGCCTTTGTCCGGCGCATGCCCGGGCGGTTGGTTGGGCAGACTGTCGACACGCAGGGGCGGCGCGGATTCGTGCTTACGCTGCAGACCCGTGAACAGCACATCCGCCGCGAGCGGGCCACCAGCAACATCTGCACCAACGAGGCGCTCAACGCCCTGGCCGCGGCGATCTACATGGCGGCCCTCGGCAAGACGGGCATGCGTCAGGTGGCCGAGGTCTGCGTGCGCAAGGCTGACTACGCGCGCAGGTGCATCAGCCGGATCCCCGGATTCGACGTGGCCTTCCCTGTTCCCACCTTTCACGAGTTCGTCGTCCGTTGCCCGCTGCCGCCGGAGGAGATCAATCACCGGCTGCTGGCCAAGGGGATCCTCGGGGGGCTTCCCCTCCGCCGCTTCTACCCGGAGCTTGGCGACAGCTGGCTGGTCTGCGTGACCGAGAGCCGGACCCGTGAAGACATCGACCGTCTGGCGGCCGTCCTGGAGGAGATGGTCTAG
- the gcvPB gene encoding aminomethyl-transferring glycine dehydrogenase subunit GcvPB, translating into MAKGDFPLLVERGAPGRVGAAIPRSDVPEVPLEEVLPPEQLRAAGPPLPEVSEPDLVRHYTQLSRRNYAVDVGFYPLGSCTMKYNPKVNEDAARLPGFARLHPYVPDELAQGALRLLSELEEMLVEICGMDAVTFQPAAGAHGELTALLMVRAHFADRGESRTRVIVPDSAHGTNPASAAMCGYEVVQVRSDARGNMDVEELRQVADERVAALMLTNPNTLGLFEEHITEVEEIIHGCGAQMYLDGANFNAVLGISRPGDQGFDVMHLNLHKTFSTPHGGGGPGAGPVAVKAHLAPYLPVPVVVREGDRFRLDYDRPRSIGKVRSFYGNFGVLVRAYTYIRTFGPLLRQIAEAAVLNANYLLSLLRPAFDIPYDRPCMHEFVLAGTRQRREFGVTTRDIAKRLMDYGYHAPTIYFPLIVDEAMMIEPTETESRETIEAFARALLAIAEECRTAPEVVRSAPHTTVVSRLDEVRAARRPDLHWPLEGAEAAPF; encoded by the coding sequence GTGGCTAAGGGTGATTTTCCCTTGCTCGTAGAGCGGGGAGCGCCGGGGCGGGTGGGCGCGGCAATTCCGCGGAGTGACGTCCCGGAGGTGCCGCTGGAAGAGGTCCTTCCCCCGGAGCAGCTGCGTGCTGCGGGCCCTCCTCTGCCTGAGGTGAGCGAGCCGGATCTGGTACGCCACTACACCCAACTCTCCCGGCGCAACTACGCCGTGGACGTCGGCTTCTACCCGCTGGGCTCCTGCACGATGAAGTACAACCCGAAAGTAAATGAGGACGCGGCCCGCCTTCCCGGATTTGCCCGGCTGCACCCCTATGTGCCAGATGAGCTCGCCCAGGGCGCGCTGCGGCTGCTCAGCGAGCTGGAGGAGATGCTGGTGGAAATCTGCGGCATGGATGCGGTGACGTTTCAGCCTGCCGCAGGTGCGCATGGGGAGCTCACCGCCTTGTTGATGGTCCGCGCCCACTTCGCCGACCGGGGCGAGTCGCGCACGCGGGTAATCGTGCCGGACTCCGCCCACGGGACCAACCCCGCCTCGGCCGCCATGTGCGGCTATGAGGTCGTGCAGGTGAGAAGTGATGCCCGCGGCAACATGGATGTGGAGGAGCTCCGGCAGGTGGCAGATGAGCGGGTCGCGGCTCTGATGCTGACCAACCCCAACACCCTGGGTCTGTTTGAGGAGCACATCACCGAGGTTGAGGAGATCATCCACGGCTGTGGAGCGCAGATGTATCTGGATGGGGCCAACTTCAATGCGGTCCTGGGTATCTCCCGCCCCGGCGACCAGGGTTTTGATGTCATGCACCTGAACCTGCACAAGACCTTCAGCACGCCGCACGGCGGTGGCGGCCCTGGGGCTGGACCGGTGGCGGTGAAGGCCCACCTGGCGCCCTACCTGCCGGTGCCAGTGGTAGTTCGGGAGGGAGACCGCTTCCGCCTGGATTACGACCGTCCCCGGTCCATCGGTAAGGTCCGCAGCTTCTACGGCAACTTCGGCGTGCTGGTCCGCGCATACACCTACATTCGCACCTTTGGACCCCTCTTGCGCCAGATCGCCGAGGCTGCCGTGCTCAATGCCAACTACCTGCTTTCACTGCTGCGGCCCGCCTTTGACATCCCCTACGACCGGCCCTGCATGCATGAATTCGTTCTGGCGGGGACCCGCCAGAGGCGGGAGTTTGGCGTGACCACCAGGGACATCGCCAAGCGGTTGATGGACTACGGCTACCACGCCCCCACCATCTACTTCCCCCTGATCGTGGACGAGGCAATGATGATCGAGCCCACCGAGACGGAGAGCCGGGAAACCATTGAAGCCTTTGCCCGCGCCCTGCTGGCGATCGCGGAGGAGTGCCGCACCGCCCCCGAGGTGGTTCGGTCGGCCCCGCACACCACGGTGGTCTCCCGGCTGGACGAAGTGAGGGCCGCTCGCAGGCCCGATCTGCACTGGCCTCTAGAGGGCGCAGAGGCTGCGCCTTTCTGA
- the lexA gene encoding transcriptional repressor LexA — MARPLTPRQRQILECLAVAIRRFGIVPSVREIGQAVGLRSPSTVHQHLDALERKGYIKRHGERMRVLQITERSVLPDGEEVVSLPLVGRVSAGLPILAEEHVEDMIPVPRRMVGWQDECFLLTVRGDSMVGAGIMHGDLVVVRCQPAAEPGDIVVALYGEEATVKRLRLDNGRPVLAPENPAFPVLRGEFEVIGKVVGLLRSYRQVHG, encoded by the coding sequence ATGGCCCGGCCACTCACCCCCCGGCAACGGCAGATCCTGGAGTGCCTGGCGGTCGCCATCCGCCGCTTCGGGATCGTCCCCTCGGTGCGTGAGATCGGGCAGGCCGTTGGGCTGCGTTCGCCGTCTACGGTGCACCAGCATCTGGATGCGCTGGAGCGCAAGGGCTACATCAAGCGTCACGGCGAACGTATGCGCGTGCTGCAGATCACTGAGCGCAGCGTCCTGCCGGACGGCGAGGAGGTCGTGTCGCTCCCTCTGGTCGGCAGGGTTTCGGCCGGCCTGCCCATCCTCGCCGAGGAACACGTCGAGGACATGATCCCCGTGCCCCGGCGCATGGTGGGCTGGCAGGACGAGTGCTTCCTTCTCACGGTGCGCGGCGACAGCATGGTCGGTGCGGGCATCATGCACGGGGATCTGGTGGTGGTGCGTTGCCAGCCTGCAGCGGAGCCCGGCGACATTGTGGTCGCCCTCTACGGGGAGGAGGCCACAGTCAAGCGTCTGCGCCTGGATAACGGCAGACCCGTGCTGGCACCGGAGAACCCGGCCTTCCCGGTCCTCCGTGGCGAGTTCGAGGTCATCGGCAAGGTCGTGGGGCTCTTGCGCAGCTACAGGCAGGTGCATGGATGA
- a CDS encoding tetratricopeptide repeat protein, giving the protein MPVSLRCPHRAPQEARGRPAKPAAVDEAQARLHLERGEELLQRGEWKAAEQALREAVALHPASALAWSKLGVALARQGRYAEAEEVLLRAVQLDPRCAPAHNNLGNVYREQGRREDALRAYRQAIAADPDYWVAHQNLGALYKEMGRLGEAVAEFRTATRLSVRGPRGQRRGCLGPFILGVGGVLVVALLGASWLARHMP; this is encoded by the coding sequence GTGCCCGTCTCTCTCCGCTGCCCGCATCGGGCCCCCCAGGAGGCCCGGGGGCGGCCGGCGAAACCTGCGGCCGTGGACGAGGCGCAGGCACGTCTCCACCTGGAGCGCGGCGAGGAGCTCCTGCAGCGAGGGGAGTGGAAGGCTGCAGAGCAGGCCCTCCGGGAGGCTGTCGCCCTGCACCCGGCATCCGCCCTCGCCTGGAGCAAGCTGGGCGTGGCGCTGGCCAGGCAGGGACGGTACGCGGAGGCAGAGGAGGTCCTGCTGCGCGCCGTCCAGCTCGATCCCCGCTGTGCTCCGGCCCACAACAACCTGGGTAACGTCTACCGCGAACAGGGACGGCGCGAGGATGCGCTGCGCGCCTACCGCCAGGCGATCGCAGCGGATCCAGACTACTGGGTGGCGCACCAGAATCTGGGTGCGCTGTACAAGGAGATGGGTCGGCTGGGTGAGGCCGTGGCTGAATTCCGCACAGCCACGCGCCTGTCCGTGCGCGGGCCCCGTGGCCAGCGGCGCGGCTGCCTGGGGCCCTTCATCCTGGGTGTAGGAGGCGTACTGGTCGTAGCGCTGCTGGGCGCGTCCTGGCTGGCGCGGCATATGCCCTGA
- the trxA gene encoding thioredoxin, with protein sequence MSQPVHVTEQSFEREVLQAEIPVLVDFWAEWCAPCRMIAPIVEELAREYEGRLKVAKVDVDDNQTLAMKFNIMSIPTLGIFKRGQLVERIVGYMPRAELKRRVDAALGASVR encoded by the coding sequence ATGTCTCAGCCTGTGCATGTGACGGAGCAGTCCTTCGAGCGAGAGGTCTTGCAGGCGGAGATTCCGGTGCTGGTGGATTTCTGGGCGGAGTGGTGCGCCCCATGTCGGATGATTGCGCCCATCGTTGAGGAGCTGGCCCGGGAGTACGAAGGGCGGCTGAAGGTGGCCAAGGTGGACGTCGACGACAATCAGACTCTGGCCATGAAGTTCAACATCATGAGCATTCCCACGCTGGGAATCTTCAAGCGGGGGCAGCTGGTGGAGAGAATCGTGGGCTATATGCCCAGGGCTGAGCTGAAGCGGCGCGTGGACGCTGCCCTGGGCGCCAGCGTGCGTTAG
- the trxB gene encoding thioredoxin-disulfide reductase, whose translation MSRAREQLGPAEASGERHLVILGGACAGLTAAIYAARANLAPLVIEGAEAGGQLMLTTLVENFPGFPEGIMGPDLMQAMRAQAHRVGAEFISEDAVEVDLSRRPFRIRTQSGQEVRARALIVATGARPKMLGLPAEERFLGRGVSTCATCDGFFFRKQDVMVVGGGDSAMEEALYLANLARSVTVVHRRDQLRASKIMQDRAFHHPKIAFIWNTEVADILGNDRVTAVRLRNRITGELSERRTDGVFIAIGHRPNTEIFKGQLAMDEQGYLLRTRGMMSSVEGVFVAGEVHDHTYRQALTAAAFGCMAAIEAERWLRGEETRGRAEARTGTGEKAKTPPAPEAGC comes from the coding sequence ATGAGCCGTGCACGCGAACAGCTTGGGCCCGCGGAGGCCTCCGGAGAGCGCCATCTGGTCATCCTGGGCGGGGCCTGCGCCGGTTTGACCGCGGCCATCTACGCCGCCCGGGCGAACCTGGCGCCGCTGGTCATCGAGGGCGCGGAGGCAGGGGGGCAGCTTATGTTGACCACCCTGGTGGAGAACTTCCCCGGCTTCCCCGAAGGGATCATGGGCCCCGACCTGATGCAGGCCATGCGTGCACAGGCGCACCGCGTGGGCGCAGAGTTCATCAGTGAAGACGCCGTGGAGGTGGACCTCTCCCGCCGTCCCTTCCGCATCCGCACTCAGAGCGGCCAGGAAGTGCGCGCCCGCGCGCTCATCGTGGCCACCGGGGCCCGGCCGAAAATGCTGGGCCTCCCGGCGGAGGAGCGCTTCCTCGGCCGGGGGGTCTCCACGTGCGCCACCTGCGACGGGTTCTTCTTCCGCAAGCAGGACGTCATGGTGGTGGGCGGCGGCGACAGTGCCATGGAGGAGGCGCTCTACCTGGCCAACCTGGCCCGCTCGGTGACGGTGGTCCACCGGCGGGACCAGCTGCGGGCCAGCAAGATCATGCAGGACCGGGCCTTCCATCACCCCAAGATCGCCTTTATCTGGAACACTGAGGTCGCCGATATCCTGGGCAACGACAGGGTGACGGCGGTGCGCCTGCGCAACCGCATCACCGGGGAGCTCAGCGAGCGCCGCACCGACGGCGTCTTCATTGCCATCGGGCACAGGCCGAACACGGAGATCTTCAAAGGGCAGCTGGCCATGGATGAGCAGGGGTACCTGCTGCGCACCCGCGGGATGATGTCCAGTGTGGAGGGAGTCTTCGTCGCCGGCGAGGTGCACGACCACACCTACCGCCAGGCCCTCACCGCTGCGGCCTTCGGCTGCATGGCCGCCATCGAAGCGGAGCGCTGGCTGCGGGGGGAGGAGACCCGGGGGAGGGCCGAGGCCCGCACAGGGACGGGGGAAAAGGCGAAGACTCCCCCCGCCCCTGAGGCCGGCTGCTAA
- a CDS encoding MerR family transcriptional regulator, which translates to MRDRGDRPLYVISIAADLAGVHPRTLRIYEEKGLLSPVRRNRIRLYADRDIERVRLIRYLTQELGVNLAGVKLLLEVYEQREEGRSGDARWSIMRRSVRLRHGDEDLERKGGR; encoded by the coding sequence GTGAGGGACCGGGGGGATCGACCGCTCTACGTCATCAGCATCGCAGCGGACCTGGCGGGGGTGCACCCCCGGACGCTGCGCATCTACGAGGAGAAGGGGCTGCTCTCCCCGGTGCGGCGGAACCGCATCCGCCTCTATGCCGACCGGGACATCGAGCGGGTGCGGCTGATCCGCTACCTGACCCAGGAGCTGGGGGTGAACCTGGCGGGGGTCAAGCTGCTGCTGGAAGTCTATGAGCAGCGCGAGGAAGGTCGCAGCGGCGACGCGCGCTGGAGCATCATGCGAAGATCGGTCCGGCTGCGGCATGGCGATGAGGACCTGGAACGGAAAGGAGGCAGGTAG
- a CDS encoding Hsp20/alpha crystallin family protein, whose product MSIRRWDPFDELASLRESMERLFDEFFTRRPGRALAPTVWEPAVELFETEDDVVFRAEMPGIDPKSVDVTVSEDTLAVKGEARAEHEQKGRSYYRRELRYGAFERTVTLPVSVQSDQAKATFKNGILEIRMPKAERAKAKTIKVEVE is encoded by the coding sequence ATGAGCATCAGGCGGTGGGATCCATTTGACGAACTGGCGTCTCTGCGCGAGTCCATGGAACGGCTCTTCGACGAGTTCTTCACCCGGCGACCAGGTCGGGCCCTGGCGCCTACCGTGTGGGAGCCGGCGGTGGAGCTCTTTGAGACCGAGGACGACGTAGTTTTCCGGGCAGAAATGCCGGGCATCGACCCCAAGAGCGTGGACGTCACGGTTTCGGAGGACACGCTGGCGGTGAAGGGCGAGGCCCGCGCGGAGCATGAGCAGAAGGGGCGCAGTTACTACCGGAGGGAGCTGCGCTACGGCGCCTTCGAGCGCACCGTGACCCTGCCCGTCTCGGTGCAGTCGGACCAGGCCAAAGCCACCTTCAAGAACGGCATCCTGGAGATCCGCATGCCCAAGGCGGAGCGGGCAAAGGCCAAGACCATCAAGGTGGAGGTTGAGTAG
- the dnaK gene encoding molecular chaperone DnaK translates to MGRVVGIDLGTTNSVIATMVGGEVQVIPNAEGSRLTPSVVGFTKTGERLVGQMAKRQAVLNPENTIYSIKRFMGRRFSEVETERRMVPYKVEEGSNGMAVARIPAAGKTFTPEEISAMILQKLKTDAEAYLGEKITEAVITVPAYFNDAQRTATKNAGEIAGLKVLRIINEPTASALAYGLDKKGAETVLVFDLGGGTFDVTILEIGEGVFEVKATSGDTHLGGDDWDERIVNWLADEFRKEQGIDLRKDRQALQRLREAAERAKVELSTVVQTTINLPFITADATGPKHLDYVLTRAKLEELTADLVERCIGPLKQALSDAKMTERDLDEVILVGGATRMPMIQELVRRLTGKEPNKEVHPDEVVAVGAAIQAGVLAGQVRDVVLLDVTPLSLGVETLGGVMTVLVPRNTTIPTRKSEVFTTAQDGQTQVEVHVLQGERPMARDNRTLGRFILDGIPPAPRGVPQIEVTFDIDANGILNVAARDRATGREQSIKITGTSTLAKDEVERMVKEAERFAEEDRRKREAAEIRNRGDSVAYQTERMLKEVGQKVSADERQRVEAALKELREALGTEDTERIRRATDALQQASYKLAEEMYKATAGTPAGSGSSPGAGGETKPGDDVIDAEYRRTDS, encoded by the coding sequence GTGGGACGGGTCGTGGGTATTGACCTGGGAACCACCAACTCCGTCATCGCCACCATGGTGGGCGGTGAGGTGCAGGTGATCCCCAACGCGGAGGGCAGCCGTCTCACGCCCTCCGTGGTCGGCTTCACCAAGACGGGGGAGCGGCTGGTCGGGCAGATGGCCAAGCGCCAGGCCGTGCTCAACCCGGAGAACACCATCTACTCCATCAAACGCTTCATGGGCCGGCGCTTCAGCGAGGTGGAGACCGAGCGGCGCATGGTGCCCTACAAGGTGGAGGAGGGTAGCAACGGGATGGCCGTGGCCCGAATCCCCGCGGCCGGCAAGACCTTTACCCCCGAGGAGATCTCCGCCATGATCCTGCAGAAGCTGAAGACGGACGCGGAGGCCTACCTGGGGGAGAAGATCACCGAGGCGGTGATCACGGTTCCGGCCTATTTCAACGACGCGCAGCGCACCGCCACCAAGAACGCCGGGGAGATCGCCGGCCTCAAGGTGCTGCGCATCATCAACGAGCCCACCGCCTCGGCCCTGGCCTATGGCCTGGATAAGAAGGGCGCAGAGACCGTGCTGGTCTTTGACCTGGGCGGGGGCACTTTCGACGTGACCATCCTGGAGATCGGCGAGGGCGTCTTCGAGGTGAAGGCCACCAGCGGCGACACGCACCTGGGCGGCGACGACTGGGACGAGCGCATCGTCAACTGGCTGGCCGATGAGTTCCGCAAGGAGCAGGGGATCGACCTGCGCAAGGACCGCCAGGCGCTGCAGCGGCTGCGCGAGGCGGCGGAGCGGGCCAAGGTGGAGCTCTCCACCGTGGTGCAGACCACCATCAACCTGCCCTTTATCACCGCCGACGCCACCGGCCCCAAGCACCTGGACTACGTGCTCACCCGGGCCAAGCTCGAGGAGCTGACCGCCGACCTGGTGGAGCGGTGCATCGGGCCGCTGAAGCAGGCCCTCAGCGACGCCAAGATGACCGAGCGAGACCTGGACGAGGTCATCCTGGTGGGCGGCGCCACCCGTATGCCCATGATCCAGGAACTGGTACGGCGGCTCACCGGGAAGGAGCCCAACAAGGAGGTCCACCCCGACGAGGTGGTGGCCGTGGGGGCGGCGATCCAGGCGGGCGTGCTGGCCGGGCAGGTGCGCGATGTGGTCCTGCTGGACGTCACCCCGCTGTCGCTGGGCGTGGAGACCCTGGGCGGCGTGATGACCGTCCTGGTGCCGCGCAACACCACCATCCCCACCCGCAAGAGCGAGGTCTTCACCACGGCGCAGGACGGTCAGACGCAGGTGGAGGTGCACGTCCTGCAGGGGGAGCGGCCCATGGCCCGTGACAACCGAACCCTGGGGCGCTTCATCCTGGACGGCATCCCCCCGGCGCCCCGCGGCGTGCCGCAGATCGAGGTGACCTTCGACATCGACGCCAACGGCATCCTCAACGTGGCGGCGCGGGACCGCGCCACCGGTCGGGAGCAGTCCATCAAGATCACCGGGACCTCCACCCTGGCCAAGGACGAGGTGGAGAGGATGGTCAAGGAGGCGGAGCGCTTTGCCGAGGAGGACCGACGCAAGCGCGAGGCCGCCGAGATCCGGAACCGCGGCGACAGCGTGGCCTACCAGACGGAGCGGATGCTCAAGGAGGTGGGGCAGAAGGTCTCCGCCGACGAGCGGCAGCGCGTGGAGGCGGCGCTGAAGGAGCTGCGGGAGGCTCTGGGCACTGAGGACACTGAGCGCATCCGCCGGGCGACCGACGCGCTGCAGCAGGCCTCCTACAAGCTGGCCGAGGAGATGTACAAGGCCACAGCCGGCACTCCGGCCGGCTCGGGGAGCTCTCCCGGCGCCGGCGGCGAGACCAAGCCCGGCGACGACGTCATCGACGCCGAGTACCGGCGGACGGATAGCTAG
- a CDS encoding nucleotide exchange factor GrpE, with amino-acid sequence MTERKARPVNGEAEEPLAVGTPEVPQAPAGEAGQAAPAGGEEVAGTAVPTVEELTAELARYKAEAEQHWQQFLHAAADLENYKKQAARAREEAVERTRRAMLAVILSVVDNIERALEYSGQSDAAASIVEGIRMTHRQVLELLANMGVRPFETVGKPFDARYHDAVEVVSASAEHPSGTVVAEVQRGYLIGDEVLRPARVRVAREG; translated from the coding sequence ATGACCGAGCGCAAAGCCAGGCCCGTCAACGGCGAGGCGGAGGAGCCGCTGGCCGTGGGTACGCCTGAGGTCCCCCAGGCGCCGGCCGGGGAAGCAGGCCAGGCGGCGCCAGCCGGCGGGGAGGAAGTGGCAGGGACCGCCGTCCCCACCGTGGAGGAGCTGACGGCGGAGCTGGCGCGGTATAAGGCGGAGGCGGAGCAGCACTGGCAGCAGTTTCTTCACGCCGCCGCCGACCTGGAGAACTACAAGAAGCAGGCGGCCCGGGCGCGGGAGGAAGCGGTGGAGCGGACCCGCCGCGCCATGCTGGCCGTGATCCTCTCGGTGGTGGACAACATCGAGCGGGCGCTGGAGTACAGCGGGCAGAGCGACGCTGCGGCTTCCATCGTTGAGGGGATCCGGATGACGCACCGCCAGGTGCTCGAGCTGCTGGCGAACATGGGGGTGCGGCCGTTCGAGACGGTGGGGAAGCCGTTCGACGCCCGCTACCACGACGCGGTGGAAGTGGTGTCCGCCTCCGCCGAGCACCCCAGCGGGACGGTGGTGGCGGAGGTGCAGCGCGGCTACCTCATCGGCGACGAGGTCTTGCGGCCCGCTCGCGTGCGGGTGGCGCGGGAGGGGTAA